GTCACGCGGCTGCAGCACCTCGCCGGATCAACTGCCCATGATCTGCAGCCAGAACTCCTTGAAGATCAACGGGCCCAGTAAACGCAATACGGGGAAGTTCGTGAATGTGGTCTGCTGTGCCGGTGATTACTGCAATGAGGGAGACTTTCCGGAACTGCTGCCCTTCGACAGCAATGATGTGACGGTGATAACCGCGGATACCAGTAGCATAAGCAAGATGCTCGTCGCCGTTCTGGGTCCTTTTCTGGTCATCGCTCTGCTGGGCGCCGTGACCATCTTCTTCATTCGTCGTAGCCATCGCAAGCGTCTGGCTGCCTCGCGAACCAAACAGGACCCGGAAGCGTATCTGGTCAATGATGAGCTGCTCCGCGCCACCAGCGCCGGGGACAGTACGCTGAGGGAGTATCTGCAGCACTCGGTGACCTCCGGCTCGGGCAGCGGATTGCCGCTGCTAGTGCAGCGTACGCTAGCCAAACAGGTCACCCTGATCGAGTGCATTGGACGAGGCAAATACGGCGAGGTTTGGCGCGGTCACTGGCATGGCGAAAGCATCGCCGTGAAGATATTCTTCAGTCGCGACGAGGAGTCCTGGAAGCGGGAGACAGAGATATATAGGTGAGCAACAGATTATTTGTGACTCTGTAATTTGTAGCTGTAGAAATTTTTAACTGTTTCCCCAGAAGAAAAGTGCCCTAGTCCAGTCATGACTACCTACCTGTTGCTCTATGAATCATAAATAATCGTTCTTTGTTTTTCAGCACCATATTGCTACGACATGAAAATATTCTGGGATTCATCGGCTCTGACATGACGTCGCGGAACTCGTGCACCCAACTTTGGCTGATGACGCACTACTATCCACTGGGCTCGCTCTTTGATCACCTAAACCGTAACGCCCTAAGCCACAACGATATGGTATGGATTTGCCTGTCCATAGCTAATGGGCTGGTACACTTGCACACAGAGATATTCGGCAAGCAAGGCAAGCCAGCTATGGCCCACCG
The sequence above is drawn from the Drosophila melanogaster chromosome 2R genome and encodes:
- the sax gene encoding saxophone, isoform A produces the protein MESNIYLVFLLTFLLYNNARAEISDHLREDIPDLDMELSSASSAHLNGKELPAVPQNSVQTHPRYKCYSCEPPCRDPYEFTHTCQNAIQCWKSRTRDADGQVQESRGCSTSPDQLPMICSQNSLKINGPSKRNTGKFVNVVCCAGDYCNEGDFPELLPFDSNDVTVITADTSSISKMLVAVLGPFLVIALLGAVTIFFIRRSHRKRLAASRTKQDPEAYLVNDELLRATSAGDSTLREYLQHSVTSGSGSGLPLLVQRTLAKQVTLIECIGRGKYGEVWRGHWHGESIAVKIFFSRDEESWKRETEIYSTILLRHENILGFIGSDMTSRNSCTQLWLMTHYYPLGSLFDHLNRNALSHNDMVWICLSIANGLVHLHTEIFGKQGKPAMAHRDLKSKNILVTSNGSCVIADFGLAVTHSHVTGQLDLGNNPKVGTKRYMAPEVLDESIDLECFEALRRTDIYAFGLVLWEVCRRTISCGIAEEYKVPFYDVVPMDPSFEDMRKVVCIDNYRPSIPNRWSSDSLMTGMSKLMKECWHQNPDVRLPALRIKKTIHKLASADEKIRLDFDEVCV
- the sax gene encoding saxophone, isoform B, with translation MELSSASSAHLNGKELPAVPQNSVQTHPRYKCYSCEPPCRDPYEFTHTCQNAIQCWKSRTRDADGQVQESRGCSTSPDQLPMICSQNSLKINGPSKRNTGKFVNVVCCAGDYCNEGDFPELLPFDSNDVTVITADTSSISKMLVAVLGPFLVIALLGAVTIFFIRRSHRKRLAASRTKQDPEAYLVNDELLRATSAGDSTLREYLQHSVTSGSGSGLPLLVQRTLAKQVTLIECIGRGKYGEVWRGHWHGESIAVKIFFSRDEESWKRETEIYSTILLRHENILGFIGSDMTSRNSCTQLWLMTHYYPLGSLFDHLNRNALSHNDMVWICLSIANGLVHLHTEIFGKQGKPAMAHRDLKSKNILVTSNGSCVIADFGLAVTHSHVTGQLDLGNNPKVGTKRYMAPEVLDESIDLECFEALRRTDIYAFGLVLWEVCRRTISCGIAEEYKVPFYDVVPMDPSFEDMRKVVCIDNYRPSIPNRWSSDSLMTGMSKLMKECWHQNPDVRLPALRIKKTIHKLASADEKIRLDFDEVCV